ACTTCTACTTAGTTGGGATTGCGTGAAACCGAAGCAATTAATTAAGGCGGTTGCATCCTATGTATACAAGAGTCACTTGTCATGACGTGGACATAGCATTAAGGCTAGGTGATAATATCATTGCTGTTAAAAGAACAATGAGTGTTGAAATGAAATTGGTAACCCTACTACTCCAAATAAGTTGATTGCCATCATCGATCCTTGggtttgttaaaatattaataaaacaattaaattccAAAGATAGAATTGCGTAGGCCATAGACTATCCTTATCCCTTTTTTCGCCGAGCAAAGGCAACGGACGGGGCTCTGGGTGGCTGATCTGTCGGCTGGTGGTTCCGGGGGAGGCGCGTGTTGTACACGCGCCGGTCTCCGGCGAAGATAGTGCTCCCCCTCTGACGTTTTTGGATTGTATTTTCTGCtagttgtgtttgtgtattctcttgtttctaGGTACAGTTGCTTATGTGTGGCTCaagttttactagaattttctttgtttaggggctgattgtaattttagtaaaatttgagattctacatatgtaattgttttttaagtcagatccttctgacttaagaGTATGTGGGGCGTTTTGTCCCTCATTGCTCAAGATGTAGCCTTCGGGCATTCAGATCctaaatagcacatgctatttgttcccaaaaaaagaaaaaaagaaaaagaaaaaagggactATCCTTATccctattttaaaattaaaattgaaaaaatatgtttAAGAATGTGAATTATggttgaaaaaattgaatatatttcaAAACTCATGTTTGGGTGAGAGggatttttaactatttttctcTTGGTTTTCGCATGTGAATTGTGTCTTGAAAACAAGTCACTCCTCGGTTTTTGTGTATAGATTAATTTGGAATGAAAAAAATGGGATTGGATTTTGCATTTTCTAACCCAAACATGAATTCAggaaataaataacataatTGGATTGAAAATTATGGGCTTTAATTTCAAACATCATATCATGTATGgcgcttttaaaaaaataaatttctcaaCACTAAGagtatattaatttaatatattttacatTCATACTTTGGTCCAATCAACAACAATTATCAATTCTATTTTTGCTTAGTCTGAATCTCGATTCTACaatttatttactatttaagttaaatattttacatattagGTTAAAGAAAAGTATTTAAATACTAAccgcataattttttttttttattaatgtttttaaaataaatgatgattCATATATGAATCGATCTGTTTGGCAATAGAATATGATTTTgactctatttttttaaaaagtaaattatattttatttaacctttttaaaaaaattaaatttaaaaattcacaaataaaataagaattcaattctaatatCAAGGGTAACATCGGAAAAATTTCCTTTGCATTATAGTCGATCCACGTACAGGACGATTGAGCCAGCATGGAGTCATGCTGAAAACTGATATACCTTTCTTATTTTCTAATTCAACTACACCTTgaccactctctctctttctctctctctctctctctctctctctctctctctcttaacaATATTGCCTAGTCGATGTATGAATTAACACACATTAATTTGTTGTGGCTTTACACACGAAACCTACGAAGGCCTACTTTATAACCCAGTTTTTGAACATCCGCTTGCACCTGCTGCCTGTATTCCCTAAAGCTGAATTTTCTATACACAGAAGGCTCGCGGCAGCTCTGTATCACCGTGTCATATGAAGGACATAAGAAATATGCCGTGGAGAACCTTTCCCGTAGGGGATTGGGGATAACCCGGTGTTCTACGCTCATGTAAACGTCATTGCTCCACGCCTACGTAATTTATGAAATGAATTTTTGTTTGTAAGAAAATTGTAGTAATTAAAGGTTGTACTATCAGGAACTTTTTGTTTTGGTGAAATTTACCTGAAATAAGTCACCAATGTTGATAATAAGAGCCTCGGGATTAGGTTTAACAGCAATCCATCTCCCATCTTTCACCAATTGCAGACCACCAACCTGATCTTGATGCAAGATGGTGAGGAAGTCACTGTCAGTGTGTGGAATCAGGCCAAACACCTCTGAAGGGATTGGGCACGGTGGGTATCGATTCATTCGAAGATAGCAAGTGCTTGGTAAACAATTTTCTTGAAAGAAAGTTGACCTGTGGCCCATTTTCTCAGCCAAAATCTCAGCCAATTTTTGTGCCAGACTGGAAACTGTTGCGGCAAACTGTTCCATTGTTGTGCTGGGATAATAACAAGGCAAGTAATTAAGTTAGAATTTATTTAACTAGTAGGGCCAGGTACAGATCTTGTCTGATCTAGCATGTCCAAAAAACCTGAGAttatatgaagaaaaagaaaatccaagGATGCATAACAAGAAAACATCTACTGGTCTAGATCTGCTGTTTACTCAGTCATGCCTGACTCCTAGGCCCCTGGCTCTTATGACATGTCAAgaaacatgagagagagagagagagagagagagagagacagagagagagaggggccaTGCATGCAAAGTCCAAGTATCCTGGCCGGTCTGAGATTTCAGAAGTACTGTGAGTACCAGCAGTGAGATGCGGTGTTCCTGCTGGTTAATTTGCCACGTATCTTTCGTGGCACACCGATGCAAGTACCTGTACTGGCCGGGCTCAGCCAGAAGCTAACTGTGGTTCAAAAACATCTACATGTGATCATGTTGTCAACAAGACGCTGACTCAGCTCTGTGTCAGCTTCATGTACGTACTAGCTAGCTCTCTCAATGAAACTGATGcgaagcagaaaaaaaaaatatgataaaaactaaaaattaaggaaaacaGTTTTCAGAGAAGTGTCTGAGCCCGGGTTCGAACCGGGGACCTCTAGTGTGTGAGACTAGCGTGATAACCAACTACACCACCCAGACGGTTGCACTCTTCTCTCCAACTTTCTGTATTAACTCATTTCCTGTCTTTCGCATAATCTaaacaagtaattttttttttaaaaaaaattttaaaaaaaaataaaataaaatttcctctTAGTAAATtcaataaatgaataaagaggcccttaaaaattaattacctGAGACTATCGAAGCCCCCTGAGGGCGCAATATTGATCAAAGGAATGTGGAAAGCTTCTGACCATGATAACTGCCCCAAGCATGTGGCTGACGGTGTGCCCCAACGGTAGCTACCGGCTGAAAAGTTCAAGTATTTGTCCTCTTTGGTCTTCTTGTCAAAGGGATGCTTAAACACCCTCTCCTGCTCAAACCTCATCTTCTCCAAAATCTCACGGGAAATCCCATGGTTCACGACCTGGAAAAAACCCCACTCTCGTGAAGCCCTAGCTATCTCCGCCTTGCACTCCTCTCTCTCCGCTTCAGCGAGGCCTAACCGGCCGAGGTCGATCAACGGAAGCTCGCATTCCTCGACGATGACAAGCTCGTTTTCTTTGTCGCCGTTGGTATTCGTTTCGATGGTTTTGTCGAAGAGGCACTTGTAGGCCTCGTGAAATGGTGGGTCCGACTCCATGCTAAATTAGCGGCTGAAAGAGAAAGACACCGTCAACATATCATGTTTAGAGCTTTATATAAAGAGTAAACATTACTTCTGTTAAAATAAGTTTAGCAAAAACCCTTGTCTATggagattaattaataatattgttaaaaaaattaggattttattatttttcacatcATTGATCTATGTAGACAAGATCGagtagaataaaaatgaaatagaagTGTATAGCCAAACAAGagacaaaggaaaaaaagaatggGACAAAAGCTTTCCCACTAGCCTTTCGTTTCTGTTTCTTCTCGTCGATGAAAACTCTttggcttttcttttgttcacGTTTTGGACTTTGGACACAAAGCTGATCCATGTCTTTTTCTTAGAATTGAAGACatctattttctttcctttttcttttttcctttttgtcaaATTTGTTTTGCTACTTTCTTCTATGCTGAACTTCTAAGAAATTAATATAcgtaaaaaatacaatttacgAAATAACACTTTTCTGTAGAACAGAGAGATCGAGAAGGGTCCTCAGTATAATTTGTGGACTATTTAATTAGTCTATTACGGAGACTCAAAGACATAATCATTAGCTCATTTGAGTATGGCCCTTCCCGACAAATAGAAAAAGTGGGACCTCCCTGTATGTCGGCCATCCGTTTATTGTCATCTCATTACCGTTGATTGGAAGAGCATTGTGTCGGCCATCCCTTGATTGCCATCTTCAATCATTAATAGGGCAAGGCATCATGGTTCGCCCCTCGGAGGTCTTGGTCTTCTCTCTGATcgatctcttcttttttttttttttttttttttctttcgcgGCGGACAATTCGGAGCCCTAAATCtcaaaaattatgaagaaaaaaaagataactCCTGGTCTTTACCTCGTTGTTGTCAAGTAACATATACGTACGACATAAGTATCaagaaaattaaaccaaatgaCATGTCGTATTTCTTAGTACAAAATCAAAGATAcgaatatattttattcaataaaagaACTAGGTGTAAATGGTCTATGCTTTTCTCCAAGTCTCACGAGTAAATTAAAGCTATAATCCCTTGTAAGCTAAAATGAACACAATAACCACGAACTTctcaaaacaaaagtaaaatgaaCAAGTAAACTGAAAACTGAAAACTGaaaataactttattttatatatgtgtaCTTTTCAAAATCTAGAAActgaaaataacttttttttcctGTTGCCGTATTGGGACACTACTAAAAACGAAGACAACCCGTTTAGATGAGTTCCTGTTTGTCTCGTTTATATTACTAAGAGGAAACATGACTTATAATCCCATGGTGGGATTAGCTTTAAGTTGGACTTTTGTGTTAATTTCTATGGTCCTTTGGAGCTCGATTTGCTAGCTGCATACATAGTAGTTAGCTTTTTTAACGAGTGGCCATTTGGCTTTGTCTCCTAAAAGTATTTTGATTTATAATTTGGTCTCATGGTTTTTGCCAGACGTATAATGGCTGTCTTCTTTATGTCCTATCTTAGGGCAGAAAAAAACAAGACAATGGTTATATTAGTCTAAGTATTGGATAACCCACAAATTCTGTGTCACTGTCTGAAAATATATACTTTCAAAAGAATCATAATACAAATTTGTATTGGCCATTAATTCTGGTTTTCCCGAGATCATTAATTTAACCGCTACTTCATGGAAGTTCTATATAAGCGCCAACGGCCATCCTATGATTCTTATAACTGTCCAAAAGCTTGTGAACCGTTTCATTCTTTGGCTTCATAGGAGTCTTGAAATTAGGTGAGCCATAAATTTTTCTAGAAAGATCTGATTTGcccatatctttcttttttcttttttaaataaacatatatatatatatctagctTGTATATATGTTTTGCACTGTTCCCTGTGCGCTCACCAATTAAGCCAGGAATATTGTACAGAATATAGGAATCCTATAAATCAAGGCTGACAAAATAAGACGGGAAGAATTAGAAAAACAAgagagctagctagctaggatggaagaaattaaagttcctatatatatatatatttgatatgtCCAGTACATGTACTgctattaatttaattatcgCAAGCAAAACTCATCTTTTAGTGCGCATGTGAGCCTGATTTGTAAATGAATGGCTGTTATATATGCAAACAGAAACATCCAATGATTGAAGAGAATCAAATGAAGAAATATTATTACCAAACCGAACTTTATTATGACCGTATTTTCAT
This DNA window, taken from Alnus glutinosa chromosome 5, dhAlnGlut1.1, whole genome shotgun sequence, encodes the following:
- the LOC133867719 gene encoding gibberellin 2-beta-dioxygenase 8, which gives rise to MESDPPFHEAYKCLFDKTIETNTNGDKENELVIVEECELPLIDLGRLGLAEAEREECKAEIARASREWGFFQVVNHGISREILEKMRFEQERVFKHPFDKKTKEDKYLNFSAGSYRWGTPSATCLGQLSWSEAFHIPLINIAPSGGFDSLSTTMEQFAATVSSLAQKLAEILAEKMGHRSTFFQENCLPSTCYLRMNRYPPCPIPSEVFGLIPHTDSDFLTILHQDQVGGLQLVKDGRWIAVKPNPEALIINIGDLFQAWSNDVYMSVEHRVIPNPLRERFSTAYFLCPSYDTVIQSCREPSVYRKFSFREYRQQVQADVQKLGYKVGLRRFRV